The following nucleotide sequence is from Cardiocondyla obscurior isolate alpha-2009 linkage group LG10, Cobs3.1, whole genome shotgun sequence.
ACAAAACAGTTGATAAAAAGTTCTCCGAGATATCATCCATTCTTCGCGCGAGCTCTTCATCGGTGatcatttgtataattaataaagtcgCTTAGATTttaagagaaatataatacaaGCCGGAAACtcctaaaaaacaaaatataatatttaaacaagaaGTATAATACGTAgcaataatgtataaataatatataaatcaaaatatttcatacaGGTTAAAGTTcaactttcaatttttttaaaaggcTTAATTGTGTGCAAACGCTCAGTGAACATCCATTACAAATCTTTAATTCTagacatttaatataaaacaataaagcAACTAAAAATggtaaatgtttatattacctttcttttttcttgtcgaagtattaaatttgtaatagtagaaaaaaaaatttataagtgaTGACAATTGTGTGTAatgaaagacagatatggcatttgctgcaaCGAGCGGCGAAAGGCAGatacggcggctggcgtacgtgacttcctcCTCTCTTAGCCGCCGAGtgcggggaggtgtagtaggACTGTAGGACTAGTAAGCCGCGTTCCCCCTCAGTTctctgtgaccggtgctccgcaaCACATCTACGTGCGCgattcgtgtgagattcgacggacaccacgccaagatcacgtacgctagccgccgtcgcagcaccatgAACGCCATTCCTGTCGGTGAGTACAATAAACGTTACTTACATAAGAATAGCGATGCAACATAAcggtacgtacgtacatagataaaaaaacaatactttATTCTATATTTACAGACTCTTATACGTATATGCACATAATGTATGAAGTTCCAAACTCTTTGATTTTACAGagtaaacttaaaaatttgcatttttaaatatatctaactattattaaatatattaaatcgcacattattttaacaaaagtaaCAAAAGTTTTGCATTTAAAACCATAAATCACCACCGACGTCCTCGTCCGGTTGAGGCAGTTGTTGGTGCTGATTCTGTTGTTCATCCTGTTTAGATACAGTGTTCTCAGCATCGTCATCGCTTTCGGAAACGGCTAGATCATCCTGAATCTTAGTCTCGCCTTTATCATCTCTTGCGGGCAAACCAGCTAATAAAAAGTCTGACGGATCGTAATTTGGATCGACGTCCATACTTTCGTCTATaagtaaaaaatcaaaatttatagagtaaaaaaaaattttataatatataataaatttaataaaaataagaaaaaataaataaaatttttaataattattttaataaataataaaattataataaataaaaacggatatatatgcatacaatcactaagaaattaaatacaataaattaaattaataatagtataaaaattgattttcgtACCTTGTTGAAGCAGTTGCTGTTCACCCATATAAAAACCAACATTACCTAATTGAACCATTGCTTCAGCGGCTTGCTGACTATCATCGTCCGCTAATACGACACCATCTTCCCTAATCTCCAACACTTCCGTTTCGTTTTGTTCCGAATGTTCATCTGTACCAAATGGTACCTCATCAAATTCATCTTCACTGGAGAATTGAAGAtctagaaaagaaagaatttaaaaaaatatatattaaacaagCTTTGATAAAggtagaatatatttttaccttcttcgagtacgtctttttttttcgatcttCTATCCAAATCCGCTTCCATATCTCCTTCTACATCGACAAAATCGAAGTCATCCATATGCGCTTTACCAAATGGATTCTCTGGAGAACTAGTTTGACtctaaaaatacatttcaatcgttattataaaaaattaatggcaAGAATAGAATCGCATTTAAAACGTGGTGTTCGATATATCACGGTTCGTTTCATTTGCCGTTTAGCactagtttttatttttattttgttcatttcgCCAACGAGAATTAATCGTAAAATCAAAAGTGACTCTTAGATCTCACTTTACATTACACGTAGCCAGTTTCTTATAGTTATAGccagtaaaatataatttttcttacgcCTCTGTATTCCGGTTCCAAGATAGTATAGTTTTCATCATATGAACAGAGCCACGAAGAATCTATCTCTGCCTGTTCCATCGCCCGTTTTTGCACAAGAAGTATATTGTTTTCTAGTTGTGAAAGATGTTCATCATACTAAAACAAAAccatgaatattttatttcagtttttgAAGAATCTTTagttttttgtatttaacataaaaatgtttataatatatgCTTGCACACTTTACCTCATCTAATGTATCTTTACACACTTTAACCAACAATTCTGCTTTATTCGTAAGCGGAGAATCCTTGCCGTTATAAAGTGTGCAATTCTCCAAAATCTGTTCGATATCTCTAAGAAAATCATAACGACTGTGGTATTTGTGTGCTAAAACagttttaaaaagaaattaattttaaggaaataaattacaaatttatatcttttacacatatgttaacaaatttaaatttcctacCAGTAACTTTTTTAGATATTGTTTCTAAATCCATCGGccttttaacaatattataataatctttCACCATCTTCTTATTTACTGGTTTCATGAACGCCCATACTTCTGTCATGGTTTTTAACTTGTTGTTGACAACATTATCCAAAATGAAAGTAAGAGCAACTTGATCATTATCATCGAGAAGAGGATTGATAGCTTTCTCCAGCCTCATTAAACGATCTTCTTTTTCACCGAGTCTCTCAGCGCATGTATCCAACATTCTTTTAGCGGCCACAGTTAATGAACTCTTCGCTCCGTTATAAAGCGTCGAGTTTTCCACGATCTGATTAACATCCGCTAAGAATTCTTCCCTGctttgatattttttcatCCTCAAATTTTCACGTATGGTCTGCAGATCCATAGGTCGTTGTATGATCTTATAATAATCGGGAACTACCTGATAACAGATAATAATACATCATTCGtaaagcaatattttttataacagttttatataatttttattttatttaaaattaattttctatttatataaaataaaatataatgtttaCTTTAACATTGACTGGGAATAGGAATGGCTGTACATCCGGCAAATCTCTCATCTCGTTTAAAATACTTTCCAACATTGTCGACATTACGACAACCGGGTCAGTCCTACGTCTGTTAACCGGTCTTTGGTGGCGTTTCAAATAATCACAATGGTCATCTGTGGGTGGTTTTCTCCGTTTTTTCGAATTTACAGCCTCCTTTGGCACTTTCAGTAATAATGTACGTCTTTTCATTTCTTCAGCATGCTAAAATAGACagtttaaattagattttcaagttttttaaattttttaattaatataaataattctaaatatcaaatattatttatctcacCTTAATCAGTTTTGAGGATAGCTTTACCTTAGTGCCATCGACATTAACAAGATCCTGATCATCGCTATTTAGCTGCTTTTCAATTTCTTCCTCCTGTTCCTCGGTCATTGCAACGTTAACCGGTGCTGTAACGATACTATTCTGATAGAGCGGACAGGCCTTGTTGGTACGCATATGGCCGACGTTGCCACAAGCGCCGCATTTGAGTTTCAAATCTGGTTTGAGTTTAGGTTTTTTACGTTTGGGAGGTGATGCCTCCGGTTTAGGATGTTTTGGTGGAGAAATGGAAGAAGTAGAAGattgaaaattacagaaaGGAAGGATACTAGTCGAGGAAGTGGTAGTTGGAGTGTTAGTGTTGCTGCGatcgaatatattattactcgAATTGTTGATGCTGCTACTATGTATTATTGGTGGTCCCGACGTACGTTCTCTCTCCTGATTTCTTTTGATCCTTCGCAATTGCTCTTGAATCCTACGCTTTTCCCGCTTCATTTCTTCCTTTTGCGCCTCGTCTAATGTGGCGAACTGCTTGATAAATGTCTCATCTTTCGAGTTACGGATTTTGATGTACGTATCGATCACAGCCGGCTTTCTCACCAATTCGACTCGCGTATACTCTTTACCTTCTGGATTGCGGAACGTGCGATAAATCTTTAACACACGACCTTGCTGTGcattaaagttattaattggACTAtcgtcttcttcgtctttctttttactttctttgCCCTTCTTGTTCTCTTGTTCTTGTGCCTCGCCCATTAACATCTTCCGCAGCTCGTGCCGCTGCTGTTCTTCTCGCTCCAATGACAACTGCGTGCTAGTCTTTTTGTTCGACAacatattttcaatattcttACCCATTTCTTCGATATCCGAACTGTCCTCTTCTGAGCTCTCACCTTCATCTGTGCTCAATACTTCGTTTGACGACAGCACGCGATTCTGCAAGTCGAAGATTCGTTGGCACTCTTCCTTGTAACGTTCCTGATGTTCAGCGATAGAGAAACGATTGCCGCGTGAAAATTTCGTCATGCCTTCTTCACCAGCCTTCGCTTTTTCTGTAGATAAAGTTCGAACCACGTCAATTACTTCCCAACGCGATAACTTTTTGATCTCCTCCTCGGGCACACCAAACTTTCGCAACAATGCTTTTGCATTATTCAAGGACAGTCTCCTCAAGTCCGCGTCTGTACCGGTCACAGTTCTTTTCGGTTGAGCTTCTTGTTCTTCCTATCAAACAATATATTatgatttatgaaaatatgaataataatactaataattttaattattaaatgtttgtcAGGACAAACCTTGCTAATAGTTGGTTTATTCGGTACTCTGACGTAAGAAAAGCCTTCACCACAGCCAGTTGGATCAGCCGGACCTGCTAACTGTAGCAAACATTTTCCCTTCATGGCTTGAATATAAGCACGCGTCGTATTCCATGGTGCTACTTTCACTTCGTCGTCCATTTTCAGTTGCATAtcttcgtcatcgtcatcCTGTGGAGTGAACAGGAACTTCTCACCGTATCCGGCATCTTTTAGACGCTGTTCGGCCGCAATCATGCTAAAATAAGCGCAACACTGCTCCGGTGACACCATAGCACGGATTTCTTCCTCCGTAGGTAATCTAAAGTCCGGTTTTATTACCCACCAATTCGAATCCATACCTGttcaacatttaaaaatatttgagagattaaacatttctaaatttacttaaaaacaAAGTATAATAGTAACACCagtttttatacatataattcttATTATGTTTTTTCAGCTCTTACTGTAAAAAGAGATAACAGATTTGATTTGATATCGAATACGCACCAGTTCTCTTAAAATCCGCGCATAGTTTTAATCTTTTCCTGATGCTACTTTCGCTGTGAGACGGAAAGGCTTTCTTTATATCATCCATCCTAATTCGTCGAggaatatcgcgcgatttcCAAAATAATCTATATATGAATACTTGTAAAAAATCTCGTACGAAGTTATTTGCTCTCTTCGAGTTAGGTCCAGGAACTTCGTAAAGCGGGCATTCTTGTCCAGCAACAAATAACGCGTCCACTTCTCGAACATAATATTGTTGCctgtaaaaattacaaaataaaaataaatatttaaaaaatataaaggcaaaggaacaattattaaattaaaaataagaacgtttttaaattacgaaataaatacgGCTGCATATTAATTACCTTGTTCTTATAACTACGAAATCGGTTTCGGGAATTCTGTGCTCGTAAATTGGAGCTCTATACATGTTGTTCTCGACTGCTTGGATACTTTGACCAGGCGTTAGAATTCCTAGGAAGGGACTGGTGTGAGCGTATGCCGTTTCTCCGTATTTATATGTCTGCGGTCCCTGATCCTTGCCTGCCcttcttttataataattcttcaCTTTAGAACACATGCCGACTTGATTCATGAGTGGTGGATGTTCTTCTGAAAATTCAACGAGCACCAATTCGCCGTCC
It contains:
- the Taf1 gene encoding transcription initiation factor TFIID subunit 1 isoform X2, translated to MGDSDEDNDKDLASGLNITGFLFGNIDDNGHLENDILDPEAKQHLASLSRLGLSSFINEMMSSDNNAEEKENDKANDKKDGQNATANDTDIDYLAKSPTALDFSDINELAEDTNDEISKSNGFDKKIDKENADYDADDEEVINKSDTQLMPPPPIPEEKETLTAEEAEAARQRKLETPLASMLPSKYANIDVTELFPDFRANKVLRFSRLFGPGKPSSLPQIWRGVRKRRKKKKHHDVKDSDSGSDQDDKKPKFKGWIMQYGSEPSTEECRSDDENKLLRPVEDKEQIGKTGENGENGDMGPKVADWRFGPAQLWYDMLEVPETGDGFNYGFKVEEKEEQNKPEIKDEESTDDAFLMVSQLHWEDDVVWNGDDIKHKVMQKLNSKNNAAGWVPSSGNRTAQAFSQPGKGAPVTVTPNVRLATSQITTPLHMQSQKNKMNMGKGNQQQQREEDDTWYSIFPVENEELVYGLWEEEVIWDPENMKKIPKPKILTLDPNDENIVLGIPDDIDPALLHKDNGPQPKVKIPHPHVKKSKLLLGKAGVINVLEEDTPPPPPKSPDRDPFNISNDTYYMPKSSETTLRLKVGGGNLIQHSTPVVELRVPFVQTHMGPMRLRNFHRPPLRRFSHGPLAHPGPHGVLPLLKHIKKKAKQREQERIASGGGDVFFMRTPEDLTGRDGELVLVEFSEEHPPLMNQVGMCSKVKNYYKRRAGKDQGPQTYKYGETAYAHTSPFLGILTPGQSIQAVENNMYRAPIYEHRIPETDFVVIRTRQQYYVREVDALFVAGQECPLYEVPGPNSKRANNFVRDFLQVFIYRLFWKSRDIPRRIRMDDIKKAFPSHSESSIRKRLKLCADFKRTGMDSNWWVIKPDFRLPTEEEIRAMVSPEQCCAYFSMIAAEQRLKDAGYGEKFLFTPQDDDDEDMQLKMDDEVKVAPWNTTRAYIQAMKGKCLLQLAGPADPTGCGEGFSYVRVPNKPTISKEEQEAQPKRTVTGTDADLRRLSLNNAKALLRKFGVPEEEIKKLSRWEVIDVVRTLSTEKAKAGEEGMTKFSRGNRFSIAEHQERYKEECQRIFDLQNRVLSSNEVLSTDEGESSEEDSSDIEEMGKNIENMLSNKKTSTQLSLEREEQQRHELRKMLMGEAQEQENKKGKESKKKDEEDDSPINNFNAQQGRVLKIYRTFRNPEGKEYTRVELVRKPAVIDTYIKIRNSKDETFIKQFATLDEAQKEEMKREKRRIQEQLRRIKRNQERERTSGPPIIHSSSINNSSNNIFDRSNTNTPTTTSSTSILPFCNFQSSTSSISPPKHPKPEASPPKRKKPKLKPDLKLKCGACGNVGHMRTNKACPLYQNSIVTAPVNVAMTEEQEEEIEKQLNSDDQDLVNVDGTKVKLSSKLIKHAEEMKRRTLLLKVPKEAVNSKKRRKPPTDDHCDYLKRHQRPVNRRRTDPVVVMSTMLESILNEMRDLPDVQPFLFPVNVKVVPDYYKIIQRPMDLQTIRENLRMKKYQSREEFLADVNQIVENSTLYNGAKSSLTVAAKRMLDTCAERLGEKEDRLMRLEKAINPLLDDNDQVALTFILDNVVNNKLKTMTEVWAFMKPVNKKMVKDYYNIVKRPMDLETISKKVTAHKYHSRYDFLRDIEQILENCTLYNGKDSPLTNKAELLVKVCKDTLDEYDEHLSQLENNILLVQKRAMEQAEIDSSWLCSYDENYTILEPEYRGSQTSSPENPFGKAHMDDFDFVDVEGDMEADLDRRSKKKDVLEEDLQFSSEDEFDEVPFGTDEHSEQNETEVLEIREDGVVLADDDSQQAAEAMVQLGNVGFYMGEQQLLQQDESMDVDPNYDPSDFLLAGLPARDDKGETKIQDDLAVSESDDDAENTVSKQDEQQNQHQQLPQPDEDVGGDLWF
- the Taf1 gene encoding transcription initiation factor TFIID subunit 1 isoform X1, with amino-acid sequence MGDSDEDNDKDLASGLNITGFLFGNIDDNGHLENDILDPEAKQHLASLSRLGLSSFINEMMSSDNNAEEKENDKANDKKDGQNATANDTDIDYLAKSPTALDFSDINELAEDTNDEISKSNGFDKKIDKENADYDADDEEVINKSDTQLMPPPPIPEEKETLTAEEAEAARQRKLETPLASMLPSKYANIDVTELFPDFRANKVLRFSRLFGPGKPSSLPQIWRGVRKRRKKKKHHDVKDSDSGSDQDDKKPKFKGWIMQYGSEPSTEECRSDDENKLLRPVEDKEQIGKTGENGENGDMGPKVADWRFGPAQLWYDMLEVPETGDGFNYGFKVGEKVEEKEEQNKPEIKDEESTDDAFLMVSQLHWEDDVVWNGDDIKHKVMQKLNSKNNAAGWVPSSGNRTAQAFSQPGKGAPVTVTPNVRLATSQITTPLHMQSQKNKMNMGKGNQQQQREEDDTWYSIFPVENEELVYGLWEEEVIWDPENMKKIPKPKILTLDPNDENIVLGIPDDIDPALLHKDNGPQPKVKIPHPHVKKSKLLLGKAGVINVLEEDTPPPPPKSPDRDPFNISNDTYYMPKSSETTLRLKVGGGNLIQHSTPVVELRVPFVQTHMGPMRLRNFHRPPLRRFSHGPLAHPGPHGVLPLLKHIKKKAKQREQERIASGGGDVFFMRTPEDLTGRDGELVLVEFSEEHPPLMNQVGMCSKVKNYYKRRAGKDQGPQTYKYGETAYAHTSPFLGILTPGQSIQAVENNMYRAPIYEHRIPETDFVVIRTRQQYYVREVDALFVAGQECPLYEVPGPNSKRANNFVRDFLQVFIYRLFWKSRDIPRRIRMDDIKKAFPSHSESSIRKRLKLCADFKRTGMDSNWWVIKPDFRLPTEEEIRAMVSPEQCCAYFSMIAAEQRLKDAGYGEKFLFTPQDDDDEDMQLKMDDEVKVAPWNTTRAYIQAMKGKCLLQLAGPADPTGCGEGFSYVRVPNKPTISKEEQEAQPKRTVTGTDADLRRLSLNNAKALLRKFGVPEEEIKKLSRWEVIDVVRTLSTEKAKAGEEGMTKFSRGNRFSIAEHQERYKEECQRIFDLQNRVLSSNEVLSTDEGESSEEDSSDIEEMGKNIENMLSNKKTSTQLSLEREEQQRHELRKMLMGEAQEQENKKGKESKKKDEEDDSPINNFNAQQGRVLKIYRTFRNPEGKEYTRVELVRKPAVIDTYIKIRNSKDETFIKQFATLDEAQKEEMKREKRRIQEQLRRIKRNQERERTSGPPIIHSSSINNSSNNIFDRSNTNTPTTTSSTSILPFCNFQSSTSSISPPKHPKPEASPPKRKKPKLKPDLKLKCGACGNVGHMRTNKACPLYQNSIVTAPVNVAMTEEQEEEIEKQLNSDDQDLVNVDGTKVKLSSKLIKHAEEMKRRTLLLKVPKEAVNSKKRRKPPTDDHCDYLKRHQRPVNRRRTDPVVVMSTMLESILNEMRDLPDVQPFLFPVNVKVVPDYYKIIQRPMDLQTIRENLRMKKYQSREEFLADVNQIVENSTLYNGAKSSLTVAAKRMLDTCAERLGEKEDRLMRLEKAINPLLDDNDQVALTFILDNVVNNKLKTMTEVWAFMKPVNKKMVKDYYNIVKRPMDLETISKKVTAHKYHSRYDFLRDIEQILENCTLYNGKDSPLTNKAELLVKVCKDTLDEYDEHLSQLENNILLVQKRAMEQAEIDSSWLCSYDENYTILEPEYRGSQTSSPENPFGKAHMDDFDFVDVEGDMEADLDRRSKKKDVLEEDLQFSSEDEFDEVPFGTDEHSEQNETEVLEIREDGVVLADDDSQQAAEAMVQLGNVGFYMGEQQLLQQDESMDVDPNYDPSDFLLAGLPARDDKGETKIQDDLAVSESDDDAENTVSKQDEQQNQHQQLPQPDEDVGGDLWF